The following proteins are co-located in the Micromonospora coriariae genome:
- a CDS encoding DUF4132 domain-containing protein → MTAVIPDVTLSPYAVSLLRVLTVPEAAEDDPIAREPVDTSRLSDRELGVLLPVAFRLSAQHPAHRVVGAIVTAGQLRQPAFTPEPCAAMLSVAVEKLERGGYGGYAVLAVNALARCEGPLPEEAARSAGKLVTLLGDRYRLDHPYALMALAGLGGGLTARIDSKLFAWSLHSIARDEAAVVSALGLTAQALLAEASGERSYHSPPPLPDLWQRLADLPGYASFAHRALEAAHRRVADIQSGRIAYKADAAFERDEVGALGRAVRVALLRDEPWLMDLLRPLLLGVAVAPTAARTAPSQALLHEGARAIEDFPTPEALAALRAARAAARHKGIHKQLDRELRRIETALGDRPDVAFRLPDLGFGSDGVRTVTVGGYDAVITLSHDVDLAWRRADGKALATVPAAVRRDHADTVKELRDLVKQARGHLATVARSLEFGFTAGATLPYRRWRDELAANGLGWSVVRRLIWEVPGASGQWRSVLPTGDGFADLSGTAVPEPEPEADIRLWHPLNSAANEIRGWRDELTDRELRQPFKQAFREVYLLTPAELQTETYSNRFAAHIVHYRQLYALVKGRGWTCSRLGPWDGGDTDDAYRVLPGGAWRVGFRHDFRDQQPDGVECASTGRVWFDRRVDGTWRPAQLADVPAIAFSEAMRDVDLFVSVTSIAVDPHWMDRGDDLYVDYWREASLAELTATAQTRRSALERIIPRTRLADRCELTERHLIVRGQLHTYKIHLGSANILMESGNTYLCVVPSRRQLHERVFLPFEDDRLALILSKAFLLADDARITDPSIAAQLRAHR, encoded by the coding sequence ATGACCGCGGTGATTCCCGATGTGACCTTGTCGCCGTACGCGGTCAGCCTGCTGCGGGTGCTGACCGTCCCCGAGGCGGCCGAGGACGACCCGATCGCGCGTGAGCCGGTGGACACGTCCCGGCTCAGCGACCGGGAGCTCGGCGTACTGCTGCCCGTCGCCTTTCGCCTGTCGGCCCAGCACCCCGCCCACCGGGTGGTGGGGGCCATCGTGACGGCGGGCCAGTTGCGGCAGCCGGCGTTCACGCCGGAACCGTGTGCCGCCATGCTGTCCGTCGCCGTCGAGAAGCTGGAGCGGGGCGGGTACGGCGGATATGCGGTGCTGGCGGTCAACGCACTGGCCCGCTGCGAGGGGCCATTGCCGGAGGAGGCGGCGCGATCGGCCGGGAAACTCGTCACTCTACTCGGCGACCGATACCGGCTTGATCATCCGTACGCGCTGATGGCCCTGGCCGGGCTTGGCGGCGGGTTGACCGCGCGTATCGATAGCAAACTATTCGCGTGGTCGTTGCATTCGATCGCCCGGGACGAGGCCGCTGTGGTGTCCGCGCTCGGCCTCACCGCGCAGGCGCTGCTCGCCGAGGCGAGCGGGGAGCGCTCGTACCACTCGCCGCCGCCGCTGCCGGACCTGTGGCAACGACTGGCCGACCTGCCCGGGTACGCGTCGTTCGCGCACCGGGCGCTCGAGGCGGCACACAGGCGGGTCGCGGATATTCAGTCCGGCAGGATCGCGTACAAGGCGGACGCGGCGTTCGAGAGGGACGAGGTTGGGGCGCTCGGCCGGGCGGTGCGGGTCGCCTTGCTGCGGGACGAGCCCTGGCTGATGGACCTGCTGCGACCGCTCCTGCTGGGCGTCGCCGTGGCGCCGACCGCCGCAAGGACAGCCCCCTCGCAGGCGCTGTTGCACGAGGGGGCCCGCGCCATCGAAGACTTCCCCACGCCGGAGGCGTTGGCCGCGCTGCGTGCCGCGCGCGCCGCAGCCCGGCACAAGGGCATACACAAACAGCTCGACCGCGAGCTGCGGCGAATCGAAACTGCCCTGGGGGATCGGCCCGACGTGGCGTTCCGACTACCCGACCTCGGATTCGGGTCCGATGGCGTCCGGACTGTGACCGTCGGCGGGTATGACGCGGTCATCACCCTGTCCCACGACGTCGACCTGGCCTGGCGGCGGGCGGACGGCAAGGCGCTGGCGACTGTCCCGGCGGCTGTACGGCGCGACCACGCCGACACCGTAAAGGAACTGCGCGACCTGGTGAAGCAGGCCCGGGGACATCTCGCGACGGTAGCCCGGTCGCTGGAATTTGGCTTCACCGCCGGCGCCACGCTGCCGTACCGCCGCTGGCGTGACGAGTTGGCGGCGAACGGTCTCGGGTGGAGCGTGGTGCGGCGCCTGATCTGGGAAGTACCGGGCGCGTCCGGCCAATGGCGGTCGGTGCTCCCCACGGGCGACGGCTTCGCGGATCTGAGCGGGACGGCCGTGCCCGAGCCCGAGCCGGAGGCCGACATTCGGCTGTGGCATCCGCTGAACTCGGCGGCCAACGAGATCCGGGGCTGGCGCGATGAGCTCACCGATCGCGAACTGCGGCAACCGTTCAAGCAGGCGTTCCGGGAGGTCTACCTGCTGACGCCGGCCGAGCTGCAAACCGAAACCTACTCCAACCGGTTCGCCGCGCACATCGTGCACTACCGGCAGCTGTACGCGCTGGTAAAGGGCCGGGGCTGGACGTGTTCGAGGCTCGGTCCGTGGGACGGCGGGGACACCGACGACGCGTACCGGGTCCTGCCCGGCGGGGCCTGGCGGGTCGGGTTCCGGCATGACTTCCGCGACCAACAACCGGACGGCGTCGAGTGCGCCAGCACCGGCCGGGTGTGGTTCGATCGCCGTGTCGACGGCACCTGGCGGCCGGCGCAGCTGGCCGACGTTCCAGCCATCGCCTTCAGCGAGGCCATGCGCGACGTGGACCTGTTCGTGTCCGTGACCTCGATCGCCGTCGATCCCCATTGGATGGACCGGGGGGACGACCTTTACGTCGATTACTGGCGGGAGGCGAGCCTCGCCGAGCTGACGGCGACGGCACAGACCCGGCGGAGCGCGCTGGAGCGGATCATCCCGCGCACGAGACTCGCCGATCGGTGTGAGCTGACCGAGCGCCATCTCATCGTGCGGGGACAGTTGCACACCTACAAGATCCACCTGGGTAGCGCAAACATCCTGATGGAGTCTGGAAATACGTACCTCTGCGTCGTGCCGTCCCGACGCCAACTACACGAGCGGGTCTTCCTGCCCTTCGAGGACGACCGGCTCGCGCTTATCCTCAGCAAGGCATTTCTGCTCGCCGACGATGCCCGGATCACGGACCCGTCGATCGCGGCCCAGCTGCGCGCACACCGTTGA
- a CDS encoding GNAT family N-acetyltransferase has product MSDLRFETVRPDGGDAVLTDWQHVHNVIIATEPLSVEEIRVRAHRNRLTATYHGDTLVGCSTVRPPADDRATATVIIRVLPEHRRQGFGEQMYVEALATAYEIGARVIETVVLASNEEGLRFAERHGYVEIDRYILDGDTTPFIDLRLTDTAG; this is encoded by the coding sequence GTGTCTGATCTTCGCTTCGAGACGGTGCGGCCAGACGGCGGCGATGCCGTCCTCACGGACTGGCAGCACGTCCACAACGTAATCATCGCTACCGAGCCGCTCTCGGTCGAGGAGATCCGAGTACGCGCCCACCGCAACCGCCTGACCGCCACGTATCACGGCGACACGCTCGTGGGCTGCTCGACGGTCCGTCCGCCGGCCGACGACCGGGCAACGGCGACGGTTATCATCCGCGTCCTGCCTGAGCACCGCCGGCAAGGCTTCGGCGAGCAGATGTACGTTGAGGCACTCGCCACGGCGTACGAGATCGGCGCCCGAGTGATAGAGACCGTCGTGCTGGCTTCCAACGAGGAAGGTCTACGGTTCGCCGAACGGCACGGCTATGTCGAGATCGACCGATACATCCTCGACGGCGACACGACCCCGTTCATCGACCTCCGGTTGACCGACACCGCAGGGTGA
- a CDS encoding RNA polymerase sigma-70 factor, with product MIDSQVFAQHRRLLFDVAYRMTGSVADAEDILQEAWLRCRDVDGGQLAHPRAYLVKTVTNLSLNQLTSARARRETYVGPWLPEPVLTAPDAGQEAEMAESISMAMLVVLETLTPAERAIFLLHDVFGFNHAEVASILDRSEVAVRQTAVRARAHVAARRPRFDVDQGVRREAVDRFRKACAGGDLNAMMELLAPEVICWSDGGGKVTAARRPLEGADNVARWLLGVFAKPETQNTLLVITEINGGPGILGLADGQPAGAICLDFDGERITGVRMQGNPDKLRGLTR from the coding sequence ATGATCGATAGCCAGGTCTTCGCTCAGCATCGGCGGCTGCTCTTCGATGTCGCGTACCGGATGACGGGGAGCGTCGCCGATGCCGAGGACATCCTGCAGGAGGCCTGGCTGCGGTGCCGCGACGTCGACGGCGGCCAGCTCGCGCACCCCCGGGCGTACCTGGTCAAGACCGTCACCAACCTCTCGCTCAACCAACTCACCTCGGCCCGCGCCCGCCGGGAGACGTATGTCGGGCCGTGGCTGCCCGAGCCGGTGCTCACCGCGCCCGACGCGGGACAGGAGGCCGAGATGGCCGAGTCGATCTCGATGGCGATGCTCGTCGTCCTGGAGACGCTCACCCCCGCCGAACGCGCGATCTTCCTGCTCCACGACGTTTTCGGCTTCAACCACGCCGAGGTCGCGTCCATTCTGGACAGGTCCGAGGTCGCGGTGCGGCAGACCGCGGTCCGGGCGCGGGCGCACGTCGCGGCCCGCCGGCCTCGCTTCGACGTCGACCAAGGCGTACGCCGAGAAGCAGTGGACCGGTTCCGCAAGGCCTGTGCCGGAGGCGACCTGAACGCGATGATGGAACTCCTGGCGCCCGAGGTGATCTGCTGGTCGGATGGCGGTGGCAAGGTGACCGCGGCCCGCCGGCCGCTGGAAGGCGCCGACAACGTCGCCCGCTGGCTGCTCGGGGTCTTCGCCAAGCCGGAGACGCAGAACACACTGCTCGTGATCACCGAGATCAACGGCGGGCCGGGCATCCTCGGCCTGGCCGACGGGCAACCGGCCGGGGCGATCTGCCTCGACTTCGACGGCGAGCGGATCACCGGCGTACGCATGCAGGGCAACCCGGACAAGCTCCGAGGCCTCACCCGCTGA
- a CDS encoding NAD-dependent epimerase/dehydratase family protein, with translation MAMTEMKNQSVIVAGASGVFGRHIREALTDAGHTVLGVGRGEGNEIRADLLDRDGLLRAFEGIKADVVVHAATALRKPPMMHKGMFGTDDLRVTGTANLIKAAKLAGVRRFVGENVAVGYGYRDFGDRVLTEADEFGASVTDPNINRHLEGMREKERLPRESGLEAISLRFGFFYGPGGTETMVHMLRKRQLPAFNDHGHISPWTHLADAAAAVVAAIDRGRPGEAYNVVDDHMGFGEMIRAIAETFGTPKPFTVPTWMMAVAPYMHLMLGVTLRVSSEKARRELGWQPAYATVLDGLRAQAHGHV, from the coding sequence ATGGCCATGACGGAGATGAAGAACCAGAGTGTGATCGTGGCCGGAGCCAGTGGTGTTTTCGGCCGGCACATCCGCGAGGCGCTGACCGACGCCGGGCACACCGTGCTAGGCGTGGGCCGCGGCGAGGGCAACGAGATCCGCGCCGACCTGCTCGACCGCGACGGACTGCTGCGGGCGTTCGAGGGGATCAAGGCCGACGTCGTGGTGCACGCCGCGACCGCGTTGCGCAAGCCGCCGATGATGCACAAGGGCATGTTCGGCACCGACGACCTGCGGGTCACCGGGACCGCAAACCTGATCAAGGCAGCCAAACTTGCGGGCGTACGCCGCTTCGTCGGCGAGAACGTCGCCGTCGGCTACGGCTACCGCGACTTCGGCGACCGCGTTCTGACCGAGGCCGACGAGTTCGGGGCGTCCGTGACGGACCCGAACATCAACCGGCACCTGGAGGGCATGCGGGAGAAGGAGCGCTTGCCCCGGGAGTCGGGGCTGGAGGCGATCTCACTGCGATTCGGCTTCTTCTACGGGCCGGGGGGCACCGAGACGATGGTGCACATGCTGCGGAAGCGACAACTGCCGGCGTTCAACGACCACGGTCACATCTCGCCGTGGACGCACCTGGCCGACGCGGCCGCCGCCGTCGTCGCGGCGATCGATCGCGGCCGGCCCGGTGAGGCGTACAACGTCGTCGATGACCACATGGGCTTCGGGGAGATGATCCGGGCGATCGCCGAGACCTTCGGCACACCCAAGCCGTTCACCGTGCCCACGTGGATGATGGCGGTCGCGCCCTACATGCACCTGATGCTCGGCGTCACCCTGCGGGTCTCGAGCGAGAAGGCCCGCCGCGAGCTCGGGTGGCAGCCCGCGTACGCGACGGTGCTGGACGGGCTGCGTGCGCAGGCGCACGGTCACGTCTAG
- a CDS encoding DUF202 domain-containing protein, with protein MSDPGLQRERTALAWTRTAAVSVVSALLLVRLGLHTGSRPLFLAAAAAAALSAVLVRRRGGLLAVTGLATATGALTLAGLLLTA; from the coding sequence GTGAGCGATCCGGGCCTGCAGCGGGAACGTACAGCGCTGGCATGGACGCGTACCGCCGCGGTTTCGGTCGTCAGCGCGCTGCTGCTGGTCCGTCTCGGCCTGCACACCGGCTCCCGGCCGCTGTTCCTGGCCGCCGCCGCGGCCGCGGCGCTTTCGGCGGTCCTCGTGCGCCGCCGCGGCGGCCTGCTCGCCGTCACTGGCCTCGCGACCGCGACCGGTGCCCTGACCCTGGCGGGGCTCCTGCTGACGGCCTAG
- a CDS encoding YidH family protein — translation MPEPAWTREGAEPDYRFSLANERTFLAWIRTALALLASAIAVIQFLPASALAGTRTGLAAVLAVAGTLLPVAAYRRWARIQRAMRLNQGLPFTPLLVLLAAALGVLGAAVVVVAVVS, via the coding sequence ATGCCTGAGCCCGCCTGGACGCGGGAGGGCGCCGAGCCGGACTACCGCTTTTCCCTCGCCAATGAACGCACGTTCCTCGCCTGGATCCGCACGGCGCTCGCCCTCCTGGCCAGTGCCATCGCGGTGATCCAGTTCCTGCCGGCGTCGGCGCTGGCCGGCACTCGCACCGGCCTCGCGGCTGTGCTCGCGGTCGCCGGCACGCTGCTTCCGGTCGCCGCCTACCGCCGCTGGGCCCGCATCCAACGCGCCATGCGCCTCAACCAGGGCCTCCCGTTCACCCCGCTGCTTGTCCTGCTGGCCGCCGCGCTGGGGGTGCTCGGCGCGGCCGTGGTGGTCGTCGCCGTCGTGTCGTGA
- a CDS encoding formylglycine-generating enzyme family protein codes for MRVVDAHQAARGTVLIPAGPFRMGGDDTDAFPDDGEGPVREVSVAAFRIDTKAVTNAQFATFVKATGYQTDAERFGWSYVFHLFVRGEAAHRVLDGQVPGAPWWLPVEAASWRAPEGPGSDVTRRANHPVVHVSWNDATAYAAWAGKRLPTEAEWEKAARGGLDQARFPWGDEFTTRGQHRCNTWQGTFPRQNTGDDGHVGTAPVTAFRPNGYGLYNTSGNVWEWCADWFSADWHADPSPATRIDPAGPPAGATRVMRGGSYLCHESYCNRYRVSARTSSTPDSTTGHAGFRCAVDA; via the coding sequence GTGCGGGTCGTCGACGCGCACCAGGCCGCCCGAGGCACCGTGCTGATCCCGGCCGGCCCGTTCCGGATGGGTGGCGACGACACCGACGCCTTCCCCGACGACGGCGAGGGCCCGGTGCGCGAGGTGTCGGTCGCGGCTTTCCGAATCGATACGAAGGCGGTCACCAACGCGCAGTTCGCCACGTTCGTCAAGGCGACCGGCTACCAGACCGACGCGGAACGGTTCGGCTGGTCCTACGTCTTCCACCTGTTCGTGCGGGGCGAGGCGGCGCACCGGGTGCTCGACGGCCAGGTGCCCGGCGCGCCGTGGTGGCTCCCGGTGGAGGCGGCATCGTGGCGGGCGCCGGAGGGACCGGGCTCGGACGTGACCAGGCGGGCGAACCACCCGGTGGTGCACGTGTCGTGGAACGACGCGACCGCCTACGCCGCGTGGGCCGGCAAGCGCCTGCCGACCGAGGCCGAATGGGAGAAGGCCGCACGCGGCGGCCTCGACCAGGCCCGCTTCCCGTGGGGCGACGAGTTCACCACGCGCGGCCAGCACCGCTGCAACACCTGGCAGGGCACGTTTCCTCGGCAGAACACCGGCGACGACGGCCACGTAGGCACCGCGCCGGTGACCGCGTTCCGCCCCAACGGCTACGGCCTCTACAACACCAGCGGCAACGTCTGGGAATGGTGCGCCGACTGGTTCAGCGCCGACTGGCATGCCGACCCCTCTCCGGCTACCCGCATCGACCCGGCGGGCCCGCCGGCCGGCGCGACGCGGGTCATGCGCGGCGGCTCCTACCTGTGTCACGAGTCCTACTGCAACCGCTACCGCGTCTCGGCCCGCACATCGTCGACACCGGACAGCACGACCGGTCACGCCGGCTTCCGGTGCGCCGTCGATGCCTGA
- a CDS encoding sulfatase family protein codes for MRPNIVIVLADDMGWGDLGCYGSKIPTPHIDALAARGVRATDAHSASAVCTPSRYALMTGRYAWRGPLKNFVLMGHGPALIEPTRPTLASTLRGAGYATGAFGKWHLGLGWRHTDGTVRDAFAPGAHLHDDVETDFGRDINYSAPITGGPTALGFDRFFGIAGSLDMPPYAFIDQDRTIGVPDREKAEYLTEQRPGLQAPDFREDEVDVRFAAEAVRWIRSVPTDRPFLCYVTPSAPHRPVVPPDTVRGRSGLGDRADGVCLVDDVVGQLVAAIDERGQRDNTLVIVTSDNGAPMIFTDDGDVSVHRPNGDWRGQKGDLWDGGHREPFVAAWPGRIPEGGELDAPVCLTDVLPTAAAAAGVTLPTGAAEDGINLLGALTGEAPPPPADRPIVHHSLGGRFALRAGRWKAVFAPGSGGGFSEPSIDALFSSGSGKAHENPPWDADHPRGQLYDIADDPRETTDRWDSEPEVVSALYDQLRGICRDATSGLAFDVPLSKV; via the coding sequence ATGAGACCCAACATCGTCATCGTCCTCGCCGACGACATGGGGTGGGGCGACCTCGGCTGCTACGGCTCGAAGATCCCCACCCCGCACATCGACGCCCTGGCCGCCCGCGGTGTGCGCGCGACCGATGCGCACTCTGCCTCCGCGGTCTGCACACCGAGCCGTTACGCACTGATGACCGGCCGCTACGCCTGGCGTGGGCCACTGAAGAACTTCGTGCTGATGGGCCACGGCCCCGCTCTGATCGAGCCGACCCGGCCCACCCTCGCGTCGACACTGCGCGGCGCCGGCTACGCCACCGGCGCGTTCGGGAAGTGGCACCTCGGACTCGGCTGGCGACACACCGACGGCACGGTCCGCGACGCGTTCGCCCCCGGTGCGCACCTGCACGACGACGTCGAGACGGACTTCGGGCGCGACATCAACTACAGCGCCCCGATCACCGGTGGCCCGACCGCCCTCGGCTTCGACCGTTTCTTCGGGATCGCCGGGTCGCTGGACATGCCGCCGTACGCGTTCATCGACCAGGACCGCACCATCGGCGTCCCGGACCGGGAGAAGGCGGAGTACCTCACCGAGCAGCGCCCCGGCCTTCAGGCCCCCGATTTCCGCGAGGACGAGGTCGACGTCCGCTTCGCCGCGGAGGCGGTGCGGTGGATCCGCTCGGTACCGACCGACCGCCCCTTCCTCTGCTACGTGACGCCCTCCGCGCCGCACCGCCCGGTCGTTCCACCGGACACGGTGCGCGGACGGTCCGGGCTCGGCGACCGCGCCGACGGGGTCTGCCTGGTCGACGATGTCGTGGGGCAGCTGGTCGCGGCCATCGACGAACGTGGTCAGCGCGACAATACCTTGGTGATCGTCACCAGCGACAACGGCGCACCAATGATCTTCACCGACGATGGCGACGTGTCGGTGCACCGGCCCAACGGCGACTGGCGTGGACAGAAGGGCGACCTGTGGGACGGCGGCCACCGCGAGCCGTTCGTCGCGGCGTGGCCCGGTCGCATACCCGAGGGCGGGGAGTTGGACGCGCCGGTCTGCCTGACCGACGTGCTGCCGACAGCCGCCGCAGCCGCCGGAGTCACCCTGCCCACAGGCGCCGCCGAGGACGGCATCAACCTCCTCGGCGCGCTCACCGGGGAAGCACCACCACCGCCGGCCGACCGCCCGATCGTGCACCACAGCCTCGGCGGCCGGTTCGCGCTGCGGGCCGGCCGCTGGAAGGCCGTGTTCGCGCCGGGTTCAGGCGGCGGTTTCTCCGAGCCGTCGATCGACGCGCTGTTCAGCTCCGGGTCCGGAAAGGCACACGAGAACCCGCCGTGGGACGCCGACCACCCGCGCGGCCAGCTCTACGACATCGCCGACGATCCGCGCGAGACCACCGACCGCTGGGACTCCGAGCCAGAGGTGGTGAGCGCGCTCTACGACCAGCTGCGCGGGATCTGCCGCGACGCGACCAGCGGGCTAGCGTTCGACGTACCCCTATCGAAGGTCTGA